One segment of Acidianus sp. HS-5 DNA contains the following:
- a CDS encoding glutamine synthetase family protein, whose translation MIKDELLEILKSGKVDYVRVEFIDLLGNVRERSLRRAEFENLILKDAGLPYPESLLMLDYTDSPIKLRYGDVLAIPDSSTFIILPYLERTARVLSYITLPDLTPSPFCSRGLLKRAIDKLEEKGLSIQVSFEPTFYLVKENENEISPADDSKAFSPEGLMEEQNFLRDVIKYLESVEVQVETINKHYGPAQYEIRFAEKDALSAADSLITAREVIRDSARIYKLFSTFMPKPFSNYPSSSMDVYFKLTSTDGKDMMTNMNDNKGLGLSEIVYNFFAGVLEHIGSIMAFASPTINSYKRFRETVTPSILGLGTERHFIIRVPSNFKDTKSVEFRLADPLSNSYLLLSAIIYSGLDGIERKLDVEPNVELGSLPNNLEEALRKLDNDNYIKYSIGAELVSSYIELKNRELESYNNYITDWEVKAYLKAGW comes from the coding sequence TTGATTAAGGACGAGTTACTTGAAATTTTGAAATCTGGAAAAGTAGATTATGTAAGAGTAGAATTCATTGATTTACTAGGTAACGTTAGAGAAAGATCTTTAAGAAGAGCCGAGTTTGAAAACTTAATATTAAAAGATGCAGGTCTACCGTATCCAGAAAGCTTACTCATGTTAGATTATACAGACTCTCCAATAAAGCTTAGATATGGGGACGTTTTGGCAATACCAGATTCATCTACATTCATCATTTTACCTTACTTGGAGAGAACTGCAAGAGTTCTTTCATATATTACTTTACCGGATTTAACGCCTTCACCATTTTGCAGTAGAGGATTACTCAAGAGGGCTATAGATAAGTTAGAAGAAAAAGGACTTTCAATTCAAGTATCATTTGAACCTACATTTTATCTGGTAAAAGAAAATGAGAACGAAATATCTCCTGCAGATGACTCAAAAGCATTTTCTCCAGAAGGACTAATGGAGGAACAAAATTTTCTTAGAGATGTTATAAAATACTTAGAGAGTGTGGAAGTTCAAGTGGAGACAATAAATAAACATTACGGCCCTGCGCAATACGAAATAAGATTTGCAGAAAAGGACGCGTTATCCGCAGCAGATTCTTTAATAACTGCTAGAGAAGTAATAAGGGATTCCGCAAGAATTTATAAGCTGTTCTCAACGTTCATGCCTAAGCCTTTCTCAAATTATCCAAGTAGCAGTATGGATGTGTACTTCAAACTTACCTCAACTGACGGAAAAGATATGATGACCAATATGAACGATAATAAAGGTTTGGGATTAAGCGAAATTGTGTATAATTTCTTTGCAGGAGTACTGGAACACATAGGCAGTATAATGGCTTTTGCTTCACCTACAATAAATTCCTATAAAAGATTTAGAGAAACTGTAACTCCTAGCATATTAGGATTAGGAACTGAAAGGCACTTTATAATCAGAGTACCGAGTAACTTCAAAGATACAAAATCTGTAGAATTTAGATTAGCAGATCCCTTGTCAAACTCATATTTATTACTCTCTGCGATTATATATTCTGGATTAGATGGAATAGAAAGGAAGTTAGATGTAGAACCTAATGTAGAGTTAGGATCATTGCCAAATAATCTGGAAGAAGCGTTACGCAAGCTAGATAATGATAATTATATTAAATACTCAATAGGAGCAGAGCTGGTTTCATCTTACATTGAATTAAAGAACAGAGAGTTAGAGAGTTATAATAATTATATAACTGATTGGGAAGTTAAAGCCTATCTAAAGGCAGGTTGGTAA
- the rtcA gene encoding RNA 3'-terminal phosphate cyclase, producing MIEIDGSFGEGGGEILRTSLTLSALTGKSFTIYNIRSRRKNPGLQRQHLSAVKLTKELCSAETKGDYLGSQELVFIPHEIKKEGEFTLDVTTAGSVTLIAVSVIPLIINRNIKIRIIGGTDVPKSPTIDYMRMVYLEILRKIGIQGEIKLIKRGHYPRGGGIIELSNFAGKGEEFEITEIGNVEEIKGISHVSSLPSHIAERQAKSAEEVIRKFLNVNVDISLDIRQGESEGTGITLAAFGKSIMGSDSLGEKGKRAEKVGEEAAVQLIEDLKTNAGVDRHMSDMLMLYTSLYKGKFTGAMLTMHAKTNAEIIKKFMQDRKIEIVESKPFTFKVL from the coding sequence ATGATTGAAATAGATGGGTCTTTCGGTGAAGGAGGAGGGGAAATATTAAGGACTTCATTAACGCTTTCCGCACTTACTGGTAAGTCTTTTACGATATATAATATAAGATCTAGGAGGAAAAATCCTGGTTTACAAAGGCAGCATTTGTCTGCTGTTAAATTAACGAAAGAGCTTTGCTCTGCAGAAACTAAGGGAGATTATTTGGGATCTCAAGAGCTTGTATTTATTCCTCATGAGATAAAGAAAGAAGGAGAGTTCACATTAGATGTGACAACTGCAGGAAGTGTTACTTTGATAGCAGTATCTGTAATTCCTCTTATTATCAATAGGAATATAAAAATTCGAATAATAGGTGGTACCGACGTTCCTAAAAGTCCTACAATAGATTACATGAGAATGGTTTATTTGGAAATTTTAAGAAAAATAGGAATACAGGGCGAGATAAAATTAATAAAAAGAGGTCATTATCCTAGAGGAGGAGGGATAATAGAGCTGAGCAACTTTGCTGGAAAGGGAGAAGAATTTGAAATAACTGAAATTGGTAATGTTGAGGAAATAAAGGGCATTTCTCATGTATCGTCTTTGCCTTCTCACATTGCAGAGAGGCAGGCAAAATCTGCGGAAGAAGTGATAAGGAAATTCCTAAACGTTAATGTTGACATATCTTTGGACATTAGACAAGGAGAAAGCGAAGGTACTGGAATTACTCTAGCCGCTTTTGGTAAGAGTATAATGGGTTCAGACTCTTTAGGAGAAAAAGGTAAGAGAGCAGAAAAAGTAGGAGAAGAAGCTGCAGTTCAACTAATAGAAGATTTGAAAACTAACGCAGGAGTAGATAGGCATATGTCAGATATGCTTATGCTTTATACTTCTCTTTATAAAGGCAAATTTACTGGAGCAATGCTGACTATGCATGCTAAGACAAACGCTGAAATTATAAAGAAGTTCATGCAAGATAGGAAGATTGAAATTGTAGAGAGTAAACCATTTACCTTTAAGGTATTATAA
- a CDS encoding class I SAM-dependent methyltransferase family protein yields the protein MEKWKKIEIVGDIAIIGIPFNKEPEDLKSYAKEILDKHPYVKSVWGRYRDTKGDFRLPSFYHILGEKRSETIYKEYGCEYYLDFTKVFFSSKLSFEHLRVAREVKKGEIIINMFAGYGPFSILSAKLGKPKIVYSLDMNPYAYYYMMANIDLNKTYNVIPIYGDTFKRINDLESADRIISPLPEKAEEAYEVALQKIKPGGVIHLFIEIETKEDPVKEAMKIYPKAFFGRIVRSVKPFKYHIILDIKA from the coding sequence TTGGAAAAGTGGAAAAAAATTGAGATTGTAGGAGATATAGCAATAATAGGGATTCCTTTCAATAAAGAGCCCGAAGATTTGAAGAGTTATGCCAAGGAAATTTTAGATAAGCATCCTTACGTAAAATCCGTATGGGGAAGATATAGGGATACAAAAGGGGATTTTAGGTTACCATCATTTTATCATATTTTAGGAGAAAAGAGGAGCGAAACTATTTACAAAGAATATGGATGTGAGTATTATTTAGATTTCACTAAAGTATTTTTCTCCTCCAAACTTTCTTTTGAGCATTTAAGAGTTGCCAGAGAGGTAAAAAAGGGAGAAATAATAATAAACATGTTTGCTGGATATGGGCCATTTTCAATTTTATCCGCAAAACTTGGAAAGCCTAAAATAGTTTATTCTCTAGATATGAATCCATATGCGTATTATTATATGATGGCAAACATTGACTTAAACAAGACTTACAATGTGATACCGATATATGGCGATACATTTAAAAGAATTAATGATTTGGAGAGTGCCGATAGAATTATATCTCCATTACCTGAAAAAGCTGAAGAAGCTTACGAAGTTGCTTTACAAAAAATTAAGCCCGGAGGAGTAATTCACCTCTTCATTGAAATAGAAACTAAGGAAGATCCTGTTAAAGAGGCTATGAAAATTTATCCTAAAGCTTTTTTTGGCAGAATAGTTAGGAGCGTAAAACCTTTTAAATATCACATTATATTGGACATCAAAGCTTAA
- a CDS encoding alcohol dehydrogenase catalytic domain-containing protein, with the protein MKAAVLDQIGRPLSIKDVKKPEVKGKEILLKVLATGLCHGDLHIIFGEWKDDILVNPPRILGHEIVGEITEDSEHFKKGDKVIVYNAFGCGTCKFCRRGYPQFCEKVKILGVQEDGGFAEYVKVPSEDNLIKIDNEENPIKIAPLADAGVTAYNSVKNIEEDSNVALIGTGSVSMIALQILKSKGVKTTVVGRNSLKLSKALELGADRIIQVKNSYSEDFSAKIGREKFDYIIDYVGSNETLRDIVWALDRMGELRIVGEFGGEMEIWEQLLVLRGLKIKGILYGTKDDMRNTVKLYEEGKIKTLAVPYKLEEINEAIDDLSSERIIGRAVIIP; encoded by the coding sequence ATGAAAGCAGCAGTTCTTGATCAAATAGGCAGGCCATTAAGCATCAAAGATGTCAAAAAACCAGAAGTTAAAGGTAAAGAAATTCTTTTAAAAGTATTAGCTACTGGCCTATGCCACGGAGATTTACATATTATTTTCGGAGAATGGAAGGACGATATACTTGTTAATCCTCCCAGAATATTGGGTCATGAAATTGTAGGAGAAATTACTGAAGATTCTGAGCATTTTAAGAAAGGAGATAAAGTTATAGTATATAACGCATTTGGTTGCGGAACTTGCAAATTCTGCAGAAGAGGATATCCTCAGTTTTGTGAAAAAGTGAAAATCTTAGGAGTTCAAGAAGATGGGGGCTTTGCAGAATACGTTAAAGTGCCGTCAGAAGATAATCTGATAAAGATTGATAACGAGGAGAATCCAATTAAGATTGCACCATTAGCAGATGCAGGAGTTACGGCATACAATTCCGTGAAGAATATAGAAGAAGATAGCAATGTGGCGTTAATAGGAACAGGTTCAGTAAGTATGATTGCATTACAAATATTAAAATCTAAAGGAGTTAAAACTACAGTAGTAGGAAGGAATTCGCTAAAATTAAGTAAAGCGTTAGAGCTTGGTGCTGATAGAATAATCCAAGTAAAGAATTCATATTCTGAAGACTTCTCTGCAAAAATAGGAAGAGAAAAATTTGATTATATCATTGATTACGTAGGTAGTAACGAAACATTAAGAGATATAGTTTGGGCATTAGATAGAATGGGAGAGCTAAGAATAGTAGGAGAATTCGGAGGAGAAATGGAAATCTGGGAACAACTTCTCGTACTTAGAGGGCTTAAAATAAAAGGAATATTGTACGGTACAAAAGATGATATGAGGAATACAGTAAAACTCTATGAAGAAGGCAAAATAAAAACGCTTGCAGTCCCTTATAAATTGGAAGAAATAAATGAAGCAATTGACGATTTATCAAGTGAAAGAATAATAGGAAGAGCTGTTATAATACCTTAA